From the genome of Spirochaetales bacterium:
ATAATGGCCTGTATAAATAGAAAGCAGTCGATTGCTCCCCGGTGTATGCTGAATTATTTTAGACAATTGTCGTAATTTCCTCTGAGGGGTTTGTTGTATATTCTTCTCCTCTATATCCCATTGCTTGAATCTTTTCTTTAATTTTTCGATGACTCTATCTCCATATTCTTCCACCAACGCCAAAAACAACTCCAATAACCACCGTACCAATTGAGCAATACTGAAACAATTCAAATCCGCATGCAGCAGCTTAATCTTTCGATACATATCTTCCTGAAAATAAACATGGACATGTTCCCGGTTTTCATCTGGTTGGCGTGAGACAGGTTGATACCGGCTCATTCTTTGATTTCCCCATAGATGCTCCTTAATAATCAAGGGATCGATTAGGGACATAATCCCGACAATCATTCCTGATAACGAACCTCCTGTCCCGAACAATTGCACAGTTTTAAGTTGCTTTTTCATTTTATCCGTTATAAGAAAATGGAATTCATGAATAACAGGTTTTATCATACAATACTCCGTTAATTAGAATCATACTAACACAATATATAACGCTTAAAAAAGGTAAAATGCTTTGATTTTTTATGTATTTATTGATTGATAATCCAGTATCGTATGATTACTGCAGGATGAAGACCATATAACGAAATGTACTATCAACCATTGTCCTTGCGTTCATTTTTTTATTGTAATCCGAAAAAATACATTGTATACTGTTTTCCTCTACGCGTATGGCATATGATGCGTTTTTTGGTTTTTTAAAGGATAAAAAAAATGATAAATCATGGCGGTATCTGCGATATATTCATGAATTTCGACAATAAAAAAGAAAGGAGTCTGCCCCTGAAAAAAGGAATATTTTTTAGCACACTGGCGGTGTTATTTTTACTGTTTTCCGCGGCTTCGACTCACGAAGCGACCGGAGACGCGAATGACGACTGTTCGATTAATATCGTCGACGCCCTGCTGGTTGCTCAATACTATGTGGGAATACAGACCCAGGCAATGAACCTTGGCGTCATGGACGTGAATGCCGACGGGACCATCAACATCGTCAAGTACGGCTTGACCTCCCTGGTCAACTCGCTGAAAAGCGGTGATGTGATAAATATCGTGACCTTCGATACATCGGCACGGATCGTCCATGAAGGACTCCGTGTACCGGAAGACATGGGTACCTACTCGTCCGCCGTCGATGTTCTGACCCCGAACAGCGGGTGATTTCACCGCTTCACTCCTGATCGATTCCTCATACCGGGATCAACCGATCGTCGTTTCCGTGCGGGGTGAGGGAGTCACCGAAATGAACACACCGGCACCCTCGCCCATGCCGACGGGGACCGCTTTACTCTGGGCCACGGACGCCCCGACTCCGGCCCCCCATTAAACTGTGGCGGGAGTTCATTGGAATATCTGTCAAAGTGAAATTAAGGGAGATGAAAAAGGGGCCGGATTGACATTGATTCAATCACGGCCCCTTCTTTTCTTTTCCTGCAATCCGAAAAACTTTATTCCGGACATAATGCACAATGAATTCTCCCTCGGTTACTTTTCCGCTTTATCAAGCCTTACTCTGCCAGCCAGCTCTTGACAAACTGACCCATGTAATTGGTGGAATTATCATCCGGGCCGCCGTGAAAGCGGGATGAACTCGTGGTCTGCCCGTTACCCAGCAGAACCCAATTCGTGTCAAACATAACGGACCTGTAGACGAAATCGAAACACCACGCGGTCCAGTTCACATTCGGTTTCGAGTTGACCATACTCTTCAGCTGATTCGCCCAGCTCGAGGTCCCGTTCACCGGATTGGGCGCGCCGGATTCATAGCCCCATTCGGTCATAAAGGTCGGGGCATTGTTGGCGACCCAGTCTATCCAGTTCGGTACGCCGTGCTGCGGGTAGATATGGCAGACATATGCGAGATTACCGCCGGAGAGAAGGTCGCCCGTGCTTCCGGGCGTCACCTGCGACCAGTTAGGTCCGCCGATCAGGATGATATTGTCCGCCCCGTGATTGTTACGTATGAGGTTGACCCACTGCTGAGCCCTCGACTTCCAGCCGCTCCAGCTTCCCTGGCCCGGTTCGTTCAGCAGTTCGAACATGACATTCGGATGGTCGGCATATTTGGGGGCGATGTAATTCCAGAAGTTCTCCGTGTTTCTCACCACGTTGCCGTCGTCCCATGAAACACCGACGTAATGCCAGTCGATGATCGCGTATTTGCCTTTCTGGATACAGTGCTGCACGGCGGGGTCGAGGATATTGTTGAAGTAATCGTCCGCCGAATAATGAAGCCATCCGTGACTGCCGGTTTCGTCGCTGACTTCGGGATGAACGGTCAACCGGAAAACGTCGACATTCCAGCCGCTCGAACACCCGATATCGATAATACTCATCGCTGTGGTATTCACCCGCTGGTTTCTGTCACCCTTGTATATGGCGTCAAGGTCCGCCAGCGCCACCCCTTTGAGCCGGACATTGTTGTTGTTCGAATCTTTCAACCAGTTGCCGTCCGCGTGGAGGGCGGGAACCGTTCCACCGCTTCCGGGGGGATTCGTCTGTGTCGGCGGATTTGTCGCACCACCGGGCGGCCATTCGGTGACCGTTCCGACGTAATACTGAGCGACAAGCAGCGCGTCGACGATATTAATCGACCCGTCGCTGTTCACATCTGCGACATTCCGATTGAAATTTGAAGGATTGAGTCCCACGTAGGACTGGGCGATAAGCAGGGCATCGACGATATTGATACTGTTGTCGTTGTTGACGTCCCCGATTTGCTGGCCCCAGAGGACACCCGCGCTGCAGCATAGTAATACTAAAGCCGCCCATACAAGTCTTTTTCTTTTCATTTTACCACTCCATTTTTCATTTGATTTTGTTTGGAAAATAGAAAACCATCACAATCATTTCGACTGCGACAGTTTATTATACACGATACATGAAATTATGCAAGTTTTTTTTGGTACGTGAAAAAAGAGAAAGAGACAGCCTCGCCATTCGAAACCGGAGTAACAATCCGACCGTAAAGGAGGTACGTATACCGGATGTCGTTTCTTCTATCGACGGCAGGCGACGACTTCGCCTGCCGCGTTTCACGATGCCGCGTCCCTGCGAACGTGTACCGCCGTTCCCGATCGGGATGGTTTGTTCACGGCTACCGGTTATTCAGCCGCATAGATTTCGAACTCCCAGAGCGAAAAGCCCCATTGGGTGGCCCGCTTGATGCCGTACATTCGGACATACCGCGCATCTTTCGGTCCGACTGAAAACTCATCGATTTTTCCGTCGCTTTTATCCT
Proteins encoded in this window:
- a CDS encoding dockerin type I repeat-containing protein, which translates into the protein MINHGGICDIFMNFDNKKERSLPLKKGIFFSTLAVLFLLFSAASTHEATGDANDDCSINIVDALLVAQYYVGIQTQAMNLGVMDVNADGTINIVKYGLTSLVNSLKSGDVINIVTFDTSARIVHEGLRVPEDMGTYSSAVDVLTPNSG
- a CDS encoding cellulase family glycosylhydrolase, with protein sequence MKRKRLVWAALVLLCCSAGVLWGQQIGDVNNDNSINIVDALLIAQSYVGLNPSNFNRNVADVNSDGSINIVDALLVAQYYVGTVTEWPPGGATNPPTQTNPPGSGGTVPALHADGNWLKDSNNNNVRLKGVALADLDAIYKGDRNQRVNTTAMSIIDIGCSSGWNVDVFRLTVHPEVSDETGSHGWLHYSADDYFNNILDPAVQHCIQKGKYAIIDWHYVGVSWDDGNVVRNTENFWNYIAPKYADHPNVMFELLNEPGQGSWSGWKSRAQQWVNLIRNNHGADNIILIGGPNWSQVTPGSTGDLLSGGNLAYVCHIYPQHGVPNWIDWVANNAPTFMTEWGYESGAPNPVNGTSSWANQLKSMVNSKPNVNWTAWCFDFVYRSVMFDTNWVLLGNGQTTSSSRFHGGPDDNSTNYMGQFVKSWLAE